DNA sequence from the Xenopus tropicalis strain Nigerian chromosome 4, UCB_Xtro_10.0, whole genome shotgun sequence genome:
TGCTCATTAGCTGATAGCATTAATGGTGATGTAATGAGTAAAATCAGTTTTTTAGACTCTAACAAGGATAATGCTCAGTCGAAGCAAATGGAAGACCAAGAAAAGTATTATTTTGAAAGGGAATATATAAAGCCATTTAATAACAAGGTTGCATTTATATCTAACGAAGACCTATCCATTGATGCTTCCATTCAGGAGACAAATGTAGAGATAAATTGTGGATTACTACGTGCAGAACACATTTCAATAAAAGAACTGCAGCCTACTGAAACTGATATAATAAACAAAGGTCTTCAAGAAAGAAGACATTCTTTTCACGATATCAAGTATGGCCAAGGGCAGGTTAACTACAAGCTACAGGATCTTACAAAAATACATCCTAAGGTAAAAATACCCAATGGGAAGGACAGCTCTAGATCTGTCCCTAATTTACAGAGAAGCAGATCATCTCCAAGTATGATTGAACCCTCTGCTATGGTGAGAGAATTACAGGACTCTATGCAGCCTTCCAGCGAGCCTATAAATATAAAAGACACAGTTAAGGCCTCAGACCAGGTATGTTTTATCAATGATTATAAAAAGAGTTAATTTTTAGTGAATTTAAATTAATATACTCCAGCTTGTAGCTGTATCAGCAAAGTAGCTTACTGCATATTCAGCACACAATGTTGGGTATCTCACCCCTTTATCAGGCGTGACATGCACTttcctttacatagttacatagggttgataaAATACcggagtccatcaagttccacccttccaagtaaacccagcacacacaacctatacactcacatacataaactatatatacaaacattaatactaactgtagatattagtatcacaatagccttggatattctgattgttcaagaactcatccaggcccctcttaaaggcattaacagaatctgccattaccacatctctaggatgggcattccacaacctcactgccctcaccgtgaaaaaccacctacgctgcttcaaatggaagctcaattcctctaatctaagggagggcctctggtgcgtttttATAGGGAAAAATaacctatctgcctataatcccctctaatatacttgtacagagtaatcatgtcccctagcaagcgcctcttttccagaaaaaacaaccccaacctcgacagtctaacctcatagtttaaatctccagctcattaatatccttcttaaggactggagcccaaaactgcactttagTAAAAATCAAGTCTGCAAGTGGTACCCATTTCATGACATCAACGGTTAGCAATGTACTGTACATTAATAACAGAGAAAGCAGCTGTATTTGGCATCCTGCTATCTCATTAAGCCTGATTGTAGGAAATATTTCCATATGTACTAAGAAGGTTCTGGTGGGTTGCAGATGTGTGTAAAAAAGCTTAAAAGCTTATGGCATATTAGAAGACCATCACAGTGCTCAGGTAGGAAACAGCAGCAGTCAATACACCTGATCCTCCTGTCACCCCTTTCCATAGTCAGCACTGTTTGACTTTTTCAATGTGGGGAATTAACTAATGTCCACATTTTGTGATATCGTACATGCTGAAAAGGCTATGGAGCCTATGAAATACACTTTACAACTAATCGATGTaacaaaaaaatgttacaaatgtgATTAACCTTATTGAAATGTTTTTACTGTTACAGGGATCCCCACATGGATCGTCTATTTATGAACTCGACATACAGTATTCTGAAACTGACCACAACCTTTTTCCAGACAACCTCTCTAAGCAGCTGAAGGACTCATGGAGAAGCAAGGAAAGTGATACAACTGGTGATGAACAAGAAGACCTACCTTATGATGGGATCCTTGAATGTTATTTGATGCCAAATGTAAATCAATTTGACATAAGCAATTCTAGTGAGGATGCTGGAGGTCTTCAAAATGTAATTAATCTTgaggaaaaaggaaaatgttactCTCCAAATGGTGCTGAGTGTGTTAAGGAGGAACTGCTTATTCCTTCAGAAAATATTGATGCTTCCAATGCTTCAGAACTGCCATTGTCTAGCAAAGGGAATAGCAAGAGCACTGTCATTCCTGATGTCCTGCTTCGTCATTTTAAAGAAGACAGTCTTCTTAATCCGTGTAATTTCATTGACTGTGAGACTTTCCCAGAACTCTCATTAATTGAAAGCATTGATGAAACTGTGATCAGTAAATTAAGTTTTTTAGACTATAACAATGACAGTGCTCAGTCAGAGCGAAGTGAAgaccaaaaaaagtattttttggaAAGAGACAAAGAACCACTCAACATCCAGAATGAATGCACATCTAATCAAGAGCACGTTACTGATTTCTACTTTCAGGAGAGAGATGGAGTGACAAATCATGGATCAAGTGCAGAAAGTATGGAGATAAAAGAATTGCAGCCTACTGAAATAGATAAAACATACAAAGAGCATAGATATCAAGAAAGAAGACATTCTTCCTATGATATCAAGTATGGCCAAGGGCAGGTTCACTACAAGTTACCGGATTTCTCAAAAATACCTCCAAAGGTCAAAATACCCAAAGGGAATGGCAGCTCTAGGTCTGTTCCTACATTACACAGAAGCAGATCATCCCCAAGTATGATTAAATCGTCAGCTGTGGTGAGAGAATTACTGGACACTATGCAGCCTTTCAGTGAGACTGTAAATATAACAGAAACAATTGAGGCCTCAGCACTTCTAGGCCAGACATCTGCACTTCTAGGCCAGGTAACTGTTTAAAAGAGATTGTAAAAAGAATTCATTTTCAGTGTTTTGAAttagaaatgttatatttgggtTAGCAAAACTTGCATAAGTTGATGCTGGAGCTCAAAGTTAGTGTTGCCCCACTAAATGCTCATTCAGCAAATTCTTCTGCTGCATATTCATTACACAGTATTGAGCATCATTCCCCTATCCCCTTCTCCAGGTGTTAAATGTACTCCCATTTAGTGAAGATCAAGTCTACATATCATGACAGCAGCTGCTAGAAAAGTtcattaaaacataaaaagcaGTTGTTTATTGGAACCCAGGTACATTGTTACGCCTGCTTCCTGGGAATATTCTATAAGGATTGTATTACAAGAGTTCTGGTGGGTGGTAGATGAGTATGGAAAAGATTATTAAGGTTCATGACATATAAGTTACATTCAGCAAACCATGTTCCCTTTATGCTACTGCAAGTTTGGCTTGGTGTTTATGTGagaaacagtgtcagactgggcctacaAAGAACCTGACATCGAGAGCCCAGTCTCACAACAAATAAATGTGGACAGTGCTAAATGGAATGGGTGTCATATAGACCTATGGAGGAAATAAAAAGGGCTGCTGGAAACTGTACATTGCTAGAGTTCAGTGGGATCTTCGGATAGTCTGGCAGTATGATTTTAGGCTTATGTGGGCATCTAGTTGGCCAGactaaatgtaataaatgattaTTACTGAACAGGTatttgggtatttttttttaaagaaaatatatcattTCTTGTAATAATAGTAAGTTATCCTATATGGTTTTCCTTTTCTTCAGGTATCCCAGGCACCCCAACGACTCACATCAGTGCCTCTAAGTGTTACAGAGACTTCCGGTCAACCATTAAACCATCAAAACTGCAGTGAAGGGCCTACCCAAGAATATATGACTGGTATTTAAAAACTTTTCTGAGATCCATTACCTTTATATAGCAGTTAAACAGTTCaaaactgttaaaggggaactctcaaaaaaaattataaagtaGTACAAATAATAGCTTTTCATGGGAACAAGACATTTTCATCAATTTAAAATTCTGTACCtatctgaaataatcaagttgctCT
Encoded proteins:
- the aknad1 gene encoding protein AKNAD1 isoform X2 → MEENDTTGDEQEDLPYDGILECYLTSNIDQEDINYLGEDTGGYQYVIHLGKEKAHSLNSAECVKAELLPSKNIDASSFSQQTISVTFDASDLSLSSKVNSKSLEYQSTVIPDTLHNHFNGDSLFNECNFIDHEAIPECSLADSINGDVMSKISFLDSNKDNAQSKQMEDQEKYYFEREYIKPFNNKVAFISNEDLSIDASIQETNVEINCGLLRAEHISIKELQPTETDIINKGLQERRHSFHDIKYGQGQVNYKLQDLTKIHPKVKIPNGKDSSRSVPNLQRSRSSPSMIEPSAMVRELQDSMQPSSEPINIKDTVKASDQGSPHGSSIYELDIQYSETDHNLFPDNLSKQLKDSWRSKESDTTGDEQEDLPYDGILECYLMPNVNQFDISNSSEDAGGLQNVINLEEKGKCYSPNGAECVKEELLIPSENIDASNASELPLSSKGNSKSTVIPDVLLRHFKEDSLLNPCNFIDCETFPELSLIESIDETVISKLSFLDYNNDSAQSERSEDQKKYFLERDKEPLNIQNECTSNQEHVTDFYFQERDGVTNHGSSAESMEIKELQPTEIDKTYKEHRYQERRHSSYDIKYGQGQVHYKLPDFSKIPPKVKIPKGNGSSRSVPTLHRSRSSPSMIKSSAVVRELLDTMQPFSETVNITETIEASALLGQTSALLGQVSQAPQRLTSVPLSVTETSGQPLNHQNCSEGPTQEYMTDIPFQAVNLAHKEECVRAANFQLPTEGEKMADMLRKEAQQLQVKVEKLSNNIVKESLPLKEQCLIFQDLKSSVEALELDYLFKKEKHRQMQLQAYRAESQMVGEFDLEREVEGQIFRLEMLLENIQEQLNAKVPSTESSANSYDTAVSSISKQAHRNSETLMHAVDLSFTEQNMDQSSGKVTGRKSPAVTPAYNDIHSSCIYLNAQGVSAEHRSAKSNQETYVSKLRTYGEQRPTAQNRYLRAEAAIKRKMMSSGRRNGTRVTKEVDTAENSLPECDDIEDSCSLEDSFGSDWTSSHSQISENRSYVSWIKKDHIREESQKQKSRRPHTPEYYGKLNLGKVKLNKHRKSMPACRGNVQAPTLEFSRLAGLASSHQTAVSADQRNLEFIDCKMLNFALDKAIRTARNMQRVTERMVTSLAAGQATGISSWRSESHW
- the aknad1 gene encoding protein AKNAD1 isoform X3 translates to MEENDTTGDEQEDLPYDGILECYLTSNIDQEDINYLGEDTGGYQYVIHLGKEKAHSLNSAECVKAELLPSKNIDASSFSQQTISVTFDASDLSLSSKVNSKSLEYQSTVIPDTLHNHFNGDSLFNECNFIDHEAIPECSLADSINGDVMSKISFLDSNKDNAQSKQMEDQEKYYFEREYIKPFNNKVAFISNEDLSIDASIQETNVEINCGLLRAEHISIKELQPTETDIINKGLQERRHSFHDIKYGQGQVNYKLQDLTKIHPKVKIPNGKDSSRSVPNLQRSRSSPSMIEPSAMVRELQDSMQPSSEPINIKDTVKASDQGSPHGSSIYELDIQYSETDHNLFPDNLSKQLKDSWRSKESDTTGDEQEDLPYDGILECYLMPNVNQFDISNSSEDAGGLQNVINLEEKGKCYSPNGAECVKEELLIPSENIDASNASELPLSSKGNSKSTVIPDVLLRHFKEDSLLNPCNFIDCETFPELSLIESIDETVISKLSFLDYNNDSAQSERSEDQKKYFLERDKEPLNIQNECTSNQEHVTDFYFQERDGVTNHGSSAESMEIKELQPTEIDKTYKEHRYQERRHSSYDIKYGQGQVHYKLPDFSKIPPKVKIPKGNGSSRSVPTLHRSRSSPSMIKSSAVVRELLDTMQPFSETVNITETIEASALLGQTSALLGQVSQAPQRLTSVPLSVTETSGQPLNHQNCSEGPTQEYMTDIPFQAVNLAHKEECVRAANFQLPTEGEKMADMLRKEAQQLQVKIFQDLKSSVEALELDYLFKKEKHRQMQLQAYRAESQMVGEFDLEREVEGQIFRLEMLLENIQEQLNAKVPSTESSANSYDTAVSSISKQAHRNSETLMHAVDLSFTEQNMDQSSGKVTGRKSPAVTPAYNDIHSSCIYLNAQDSSCLTGVSAEHRSAKSNQETYVSKLRTYGEQRPTAQNRYLRAEAAIKRKMMSSGRRNGTRVTKEVDTAENSLPECDDIEDSCSLEDSFGSDWTSSHSQISENRSYVSWIKKDHIREESQKQKSRRPHTPEYYGKLNLGKVKLNKHRKSMPACRGNVQAPTLEFSRLAGLASSHQTAVSADQRNLEFIDCKMLNFALDKAIRTARNMQRVTERMVTSLAAGQATGISSWRSESHW